Proteins encoded by one window of Desulfomonilia bacterium:
- a CDS encoding AbrB/MazE/SpoVT family DNA-binding domain-containing protein — MAITATITSKGQITIPAKFRTILKSKSVEIESDGQVLILRPVRKVGGALSKYSNEYIPIKKAREKVWEEVVHERNRNS; from the coding sequence CGATAACATCAAAAGGACAGATAACCATACCGGCTAAATTTAGAACTATATTAAAATCAAAATCGGTTGAGATTGAATCCGATGGTCAAGTTCTTATTCTACGGCCCGTAAGAAAAGTTGGTGGGGCTTTAAGTAAATATTCGAACGAGTATATCCCGATAAAGAAAGCAAGGGAGAAGGTGTGGGAAGAGGTAGTGCATGAAAGAAACCGTAATTCCTGA